From one Lycium ferocissimum isolate CSIRO_LF1 chromosome 7, AGI_CSIRO_Lferr_CH_V1, whole genome shotgun sequence genomic stretch:
- the LOC132064103 gene encoding uncharacterized protein LOC132064103 — MDDSMKQLQEKLIEVEIEGESLLLARQQLVENDRARNGNREALTALRRRAKTTKTSVSTPFESIMRNVESRPLVKEVCLTCGNHDSKEKTWVMSPGTDVFANIPFHAAHTILEKDQTLLDYEAKKLQSVVKEKSLWISEQGVLADRISPGVLRSMVTLSDKPKTGQNE, encoded by the exons ATGGATGACTCAATGAAGCAATTACAAGAAAAGCTTATTGAGGTTGAAATTGAAGGTGAAAGTCTTTTATTAGCTCGGCAACAG TTAGTTGAAAATGATAGAGCGAGGAATGGGAACAGAGAAGCATTAACTGCACTAAGGAGGAGGGCCAAGACAACAAAAACTAGCGTTTCTACACCTTTTGAGTCGATAATGAGGAATGTTGAATCAAGACCATTGGTGAAAGAGGTTTGTTTAACCTGTGGTAATCATGATTCAAAGGAGAAGACTTGGGTCATGTCCCCGGGAACTGACGTATTTGCCAATATTCCTTTTCATGCTGCCCATACCATTCTTGAGAAAG ATCAAACTCTACTTGATTACGAAGCTAAGAAACTTCAGAGCGTCGTAAAGGAGAAGTCTTTATGGATATCTGAGCAAGGAGTTCTTGCAGATAGGATTAGTCCTGGTGTCCTCAGATCTATGGTGACCTTAAGTGACAAACCAAA GACTGGGCAGAACGAATAA
- the LOC132064105 gene encoding malate dehydrogenase-like isoform X2: MEYLGSIEKPLVLLGCAYLSWKIVRHIWSFLNIEKDPITVLVTGAAGQIGYALVPMIARGAMLGLDQPVIIHMLDIEPAAEALKGVKMELIDAAFPLLKDIVATTDAVEACKGVNVAVMVGGFPRKEGMERKDVMSKNVSIYKAQASALEQHAAPDCKVLVVANPANTNALILKEFAPSFPAKNITCLTRLDHNRALGQVSERLNVHVGDVKNVIIWGNHSSSQYPDVNHATVKTAAGEKPVRELVADDQWLNTEFITTVQQRGAAIIKARKLSSALSAASSACDHIRDWVLGTPKGTWVSMGVYSDGSYGIPAGLIYSFPVTCEKGEWSIVQGLKIDEFSRAKMDATAKELVEEKALAYSCLN; this comes from the exons atggAATATTTGGGATCAATTGAAAAGCCTCTTGTTTTGTTGGGTTGTGCGTATTTGTCATGGAAGATTGTTAGGCACATATGGAGCTTCTTGAATATAGAGAAGGATCCCATTACAGTACTTGTTACTGGTGCTGCAG GTCAAATTGGATATGCTCTTGTTCCGATGATTGCTAGAGGAGCCATGTTAGGCCTTGATCAACCTGTTATCATACACATGCTTGATATTGAACCTGCTGCTGAGGCCTTGAAAGGAGTTAAAATGGAATTGATTGATGCAGCTTTTCCTCTTCTCAAAG ACATTGTTGCTACCACGGATGCTGTTGAAGCTTGTAAAGGCGTCAATGTTGCTGTTATGGTTGGTGGATTTCCACGAAAAGAAGGGAtggaaagaaaggacgtcaTGTCAAAAAATGTTTCAATTTACAAGGCACAAGCCTCTGCCTTAGAGCAGCATGCTGCCCCTGATTGCAAG GTTTTGGTTGTTGCTAACCCAGCTAACACCAATGCActtattttgaaagaatttgccCCTTCCTTCCCGGCGAAAAACATAACTTGCCTAACAAGGCTTGATCACAACAGAGCTTTAGGTCAGGTTTCAGAGAGGCTAAATGTTCATGTTGGTGACGTAAAGAATGTGATAATATGGGGAAATCACTCTTCAAGTCAGTATCCAGATGTGAATCATGCAACTGTGAAAACCGCTGCTGGAGAAAAGCCTGTCAGAGAACTTGTTGCTGATGATCAATG GTTAAACACAGAATTTATCACCACAGTGCAGCAGCGAGGAGCGGCCATCATAAAAGCTCGAAAGCTATCAAGTGCATTGTCTGCTGCTAGCTCAGCTTGTGATCATATACGTGATTGGGTTCTCGGCACTCCAAAG GGGACATGGGTGTCAATGGGGGTTTATTCTGATGGATCTTATGGCATCCCAGCTGGCTTAATATACTCTTTCCCAGTTACTTGTGAGAAAGGAGAATGGTCAATCGTGCAAG GTCTGAAGATAGATGAGTTTTCAAGGGCCAAGATGGATGCAACCGCGAAGGAGTTGGTTGAGGAAAAAGCCTTGGCATATTCATGCCTCAACTGA
- the LOC132064105 gene encoding malate dehydrogenase-like isoform X1 has translation MAKQPTRVLVTGAAGQIGYALVPMIARGAMLGLDQPVIIHMLDIEPAAEALKGVKMELIDAAFPLLKDIVATTDAVEACKGVNVAVMVGGFPRKEGMERKDVMSKNVSIYKAQASALEQHAAPDCKVLVVANPANTNALILKEFAPSFPAKNITCLTRLDHNRALGQVSERLNVHVGDVKNVIIWGNHSSSQYPDVNHATVKTAAGEKPVRELVADDQWLNTEFITTVQQRGAAIIKARKLSSALSAASSACDHIRDWVLGTPKGTWVSMGVYSDGSYGIPAGLIYSFPVTCEKGEWSIVQGLKIDEFSRAKMDATAKELVEEKALAYSCLN, from the exons ATGGCAAAACAACCCACTAGAGTTCTTGTCACTGGAGCAGCCG GTCAAATTGGATATGCTCTTGTTCCGATGATTGCTAGAGGAGCCATGTTAGGCCTTGATCAACCTGTTATCATACACATGCTTGATATTGAACCTGCTGCTGAGGCCTTGAAAGGAGTTAAAATGGAATTGATTGATGCAGCTTTTCCTCTTCTCAAAG ACATTGTTGCTACCACGGATGCTGTTGAAGCTTGTAAAGGCGTCAATGTTGCTGTTATGGTTGGTGGATTTCCACGAAAAGAAGGGAtggaaagaaaggacgtcaTGTCAAAAAATGTTTCAATTTACAAGGCACAAGCCTCTGCCTTAGAGCAGCATGCTGCCCCTGATTGCAAG GTTTTGGTTGTTGCTAACCCAGCTAACACCAATGCActtattttgaaagaatttgccCCTTCCTTCCCGGCGAAAAACATAACTTGCCTAACAAGGCTTGATCACAACAGAGCTTTAGGTCAGGTTTCAGAGAGGCTAAATGTTCATGTTGGTGACGTAAAGAATGTGATAATATGGGGAAATCACTCTTCAAGTCAGTATCCAGATGTGAATCATGCAACTGTGAAAACCGCTGCTGGAGAAAAGCCTGTCAGAGAACTTGTTGCTGATGATCAATG GTTAAACACAGAATTTATCACCACAGTGCAGCAGCGAGGAGCGGCCATCATAAAAGCTCGAAAGCTATCAAGTGCATTGTCTGCTGCTAGCTCAGCTTGTGATCATATACGTGATTGGGTTCTCGGCACTCCAAAG GGGACATGGGTGTCAATGGGGGTTTATTCTGATGGATCTTATGGCATCCCAGCTGGCTTAATATACTCTTTCCCAGTTACTTGTGAGAAAGGAGAATGGTCAATCGTGCAAG GTCTGAAGATAGATGAGTTTTCAAGGGCCAAGATGGATGCAACCGCGAAGGAGTTGGTTGAGGAAAAAGCCTTGGCATATTCATGCCTCAACTGA